A window from Rhizobium sp. BG4 encodes these proteins:
- a CDS encoding pyridoxal phosphate-dependent aminotransferase has translation MTVSAKIEEAGFRPASRIASVGVSKILQIGAKAAAMKRDGLPVIILGAGEPDFDTPDNVKNAAKRAIDAGETKYTALDGTPALKKAIVEKFRRENGVDYTTEEVTVATGAKQILFNAFMASIDPGDEVIIPTPYWTSYSDIVEICGGVSVLIPCDAAAGFRLQAEQLEKAITPKTRWVLLNSPSNPSGAAYSAEDYRPLLDVLLRHPHVWLMVDDMYEHIVYDDFAFVTPVAIEPRLKERTLTINGVSKAYAMTGWRIGYAGGPKALIKAMAVIQSQATSCPSSVSQAASVEALNGPQDFLKGRRDSFRQRRDLVVSRLNAIDGLECRTPEGAFYTFSGCAGVLGKTTPKGKRLEADQDFTDYLLEEAHVAVVPGSAFGLSPYFRISYATSEAELVEALDRIERACAALRT, from the coding sequence ATGACGGTTTCAGCGAAAATCGAAGAGGCGGGCTTCCGGCCCGCTTCGCGGATCGCCTCGGTCGGCGTTTCGAAGATCCTGCAGATCGGCGCGAAGGCCGCCGCCATGAAGCGTGATGGCCTTCCGGTCATCATTCTCGGCGCCGGCGAGCCCGATTTCGACACGCCCGACAACGTCAAGAATGCCGCCAAGCGGGCGATCGATGCCGGGGAGACGAAATATACCGCTCTCGACGGCACACCGGCCCTGAAGAAGGCGATCGTCGAGAAGTTCCGTCGCGAAAACGGCGTCGACTATACGACCGAGGAAGTGACGGTTGCGACCGGCGCCAAGCAGATCCTGTTCAACGCCTTCATGGCGAGCATCGATCCGGGCGACGAGGTGATCATCCCGACGCCCTACTGGACGTCCTATTCCGATATCGTCGAGATCTGCGGCGGCGTTTCTGTGCTGATCCCTTGCGATGCAGCGGCGGGATTCCGCCTGCAGGCCGAGCAGCTGGAAAAGGCGATCACGCCGAAGACCCGCTGGGTGCTGCTCAACTCGCCGTCCAACCCGTCGGGTGCTGCCTATAGCGCCGAAGACTACCGCCCGCTGCTCGACGTGCTTCTGCGCCATCCGCATGTCTGGCTGATGGTCGACGATATGTATGAGCACATCGTCTATGACGATTTTGCCTTCGTGACGCCGGTTGCGATCGAGCCGCGGCTGAAGGAGCGCACGCTGACCATCAATGGCGTGTCGAAGGCCTATGCGATGACCGGCTGGCGCATCGGCTATGCCGGTGGCCCTAAGGCGCTGATCAAGGCCATGGCGGTCATCCAGAGCCAGGCCACCTCCTGCCCCTCTTCCGTCAGCCAGGCGGCCTCCGTCGAGGCGCTGAACGGGCCGCAGGATTTCCTGAAGGGCCGGCGCGACAGCTTCCGCCAGCGGCGCGATCTCGTCGTCTCCCGGCTGAACGCGATCGACGGCCTGGAATGCCGCACGCCGGAAGGCGCCTTCTACACCTTTTCGGGATGTGCGGGCGTTCTCGGCAAGACGACGCCGAAGGGCAAGAGGCTGGAAGCCGATCAGGATTTCACCGATTATCTGCTCGAAGAGGCGCATGTCGCGGTGGTTCCGGGATCAGCGTTCGGACTTTCGCCCTACTTCCGGATTTCCTACGCGACATCGGAAGCGGAGCTCGTCGAGGCCCTCGACCGCATCGAGCGCGCCTGCGCCGCATTGCGGACCTGA
- a CDS encoding FAD-binding and (Fe-S)-binding domain-containing protein: protein MIPRLRSDHGQQQSHPGFFERLVEAGFAGDVETSAASRTVSATDNSIYQIVPSGILFPKDVDDLKVIASVLSEPRFQKIAIAPRGGGTGTNGQSLTSGVVVDCSRHMNRILEIDPTRRVARVQAGVVKDQLNRALKPYGLFFAPELSTSNRATIGGMVSTDACGQGSCLYGKTSNHVLGLHIVLTDGSDWWSRPVDDAELAGIMAQQDRIGDIHRTVETIARQKRERIAAVFPKLNRYMTGYDLAHIRREDGRFDLNAILCGSEGTLAMIAEAELNLLPIPAKAALVNIRYGDFNAALEDARSLAALKVASVETVDEKVLGLARKDIVWTGIAGFFPEGDAVPANGINIVEVLADDAAGLEEKLAALTQTLDRGQDAGRLGYTVARDPQDIEAIWTMRKRAVGLLGNVDGPIRPVAFVEDTAVPPENLAAYIREFRALLDDAGVSYGMFGHVDAGVLHVRPALDLAREDHVPMVRRISDAVVALTRKHGGVLWGEHGKGVRSEYVPEFFGDLYPDLQDIKRAFDPENRLNPGKIAAPSSAPAPLLKIDEVPLRGASDRVIGNEIRAAFDNAAYCNGNGACFDFDETSPMCPSYKATRDRRFSPKGRAGLMREWLRLLADKGIDPRKEAGRLRSGNSFARLPARLFNSLNPKNRADFSHEVREAMDSCLACKACAGQCPVKVSVPAFRSKFLELYYGRYLRPLKDPLVSAIETTLPWMRKVRPLYNLAAGTTLGQRLMRAAGLTSLPLLPKTSLQTVASRLGIATADPEALAKLSAAERQAIVVFVPDAFTASFDPDVVIAAIKLAQKMGLSPLLAASHVNGKALHVHGYLGQFEKAALKTANHLQRLAETGVTLVGLDPSMTLAFRSEYKGTALSAPVLLPQEWLAANLERLAKNTTAPFGKRFQLLPHCTERSNAPASTAQWKAVFDAVQVKLETIQAGCCGMAGTFGHETRNRTVSEQLYAMSWAGPIAAASDDTVVMATGYSCRSQAKAIDAIRPPHPLEILSQLVN, encoded by the coding sequence ATGATCCCACGTCTTCGCTCCGATCATGGTCAGCAGCAGTCACATCCCGGCTTCTTCGAACGTCTCGTGGAAGCCGGGTTTGCTGGCGACGTGGAAACGAGCGCTGCCTCGCGCACGGTTTCGGCGACCGACAACTCGATCTACCAGATCGTGCCGTCAGGCATCCTGTTTCCGAAGGATGTCGATGATCTGAAGGTGATCGCCAGCGTCCTCTCGGAACCTCGCTTCCAGAAGATCGCGATCGCACCCCGCGGCGGTGGCACCGGCACCAATGGCCAGTCGCTGACCTCAGGCGTGGTGGTCGACTGTTCCCGGCATATGAACCGCATTCTGGAGATCGATCCCACAAGACGGGTCGCCCGCGTCCAGGCCGGTGTCGTCAAGGACCAGCTGAACCGGGCGCTGAAGCCCTACGGCCTGTTCTTCGCACCTGAGCTCTCGACCTCGAACCGCGCGACGATCGGCGGCATGGTCTCGACGGATGCCTGCGGCCAGGGGTCCTGCCTCTATGGCAAGACCTCCAATCACGTGCTCGGCCTGCATATCGTTCTCACCGACGGTTCGGACTGGTGGTCGCGACCGGTGGATGATGCGGAGCTTGCCGGCATCATGGCGCAGCAGGACCGCATCGGCGACATCCACCGCACGGTGGAGACCATCGCGCGGCAAAAGCGCGAGCGCATCGCCGCGGTGTTTCCGAAGCTCAACCGCTATATGACCGGTTACGACCTCGCCCATATCCGCCGTGAGGACGGCCGTTTTGACCTGAACGCCATCCTTTGCGGTTCGGAAGGCACGCTGGCGATGATTGCCGAGGCGGAGCTGAACCTCCTGCCGATCCCGGCAAAGGCCGCACTCGTCAATATCCGCTATGGCGATTTCAACGCGGCGCTCGAGGATGCCCGCAGCCTGGCGGCCCTGAAGGTCGCCTCGGTCGAGACCGTCGACGAAAAGGTGCTCGGTCTTGCCCGGAAGGACATTGTCTGGACCGGCATCGCCGGCTTCTTTCCCGAGGGTGACGCGGTTCCGGCAAACGGCATCAACATCGTCGAGGTGCTTGCCGATGATGCAGCCGGGCTCGAAGAGAAACTTGCGGCACTGACACAAACGCTCGATCGGGGGCAGGATGCCGGACGGCTCGGCTACACGGTTGCCCGCGATCCCCAGGATATCGAGGCGATCTGGACGATGCGCAAGCGCGCCGTCGGCCTGCTCGGCAATGTCGATGGCCCCATCAGGCCGGTTGCCTTCGTCGAGGACACGGCGGTGCCGCCGGAGAATCTCGCGGCCTATATCCGCGAGTTCCGCGCGCTGCTCGACGATGCCGGCGTCTCCTACGGCATGTTCGGCCATGTCGATGCCGGCGTGCTCCATGTCCGCCCGGCGCTCGATCTCGCCCGTGAGGATCATGTGCCGATGGTGCGCCGGATCAGCGACGCCGTGGTGGCGCTGACGCGCAAGCATGGCGGCGTCTTGTGGGGCGAGCATGGCAAGGGTGTGCGCTCCGAATACGTGCCCGAATTCTTCGGCGATCTCTATCCTGACCTCCAGGACATCAAGCGCGCCTTCGACCCGGAAAACCGGCTCAATCCCGGCAAGATCGCCGCGCCGTCTTCGGCGCCCGCCCCTCTCCTGAAGATCGACGAGGTGCCGCTGCGCGGTGCATCCGACCGGGTGATCGGCAACGAGATCCGCGCCGCTTTCGACAATGCCGCCTATTGCAACGGCAACGGCGCCTGTTTCGATTTCGACGAGACGAGCCCGATGTGCCCCTCCTACAAGGCAACGCGCGACCGGCGGTTCTCGCCGAAGGGCCGCGCCGGGCTGATGCGGGAATGGCTGCGGCTGCTTGCCGACAAGGGTATCGATCCCCGCAAGGAAGCCGGACGTCTGCGGAGCGGCAACTCGTTTGCCCGTCTTCCGGCGCGCCTCTTCAACAGCCTCAATCCCAAAAACCGCGCCGACTTTTCCCATGAGGTGCGCGAGGCGATGGACAGCTGCCTCGCCTGCAAGGCCTGCGCCGGGCAATGTCCCGTGAAGGTGAGCGTTCCCGCCTTCCGCTCCAAGTTCCTGGAGCTCTACTATGGCCGCTACCTGCGGCCGCTGAAGGACCCGCTCGTCTCGGCGATCGAGACCACTCTGCCTTGGATGAGAAAGGTCAGGCCGCTCTACAATCTCGCCGCCGGGACAACTCTCGGCCAGCGCCTGATGCGCGCCGCCGGACTGACATCGCTTCCACTTCTGCCGAAAACGTCGCTGCAGACGGTGGCAAGCCGTCTCGGCATTGCCACTGCGGACCCCGAGGCCCTTGCCAAGCTCTCCGCTGCGGAGCGGCAGGCCATCGTCGTCTTCGTGCCGGATGCCTTCACGGCGTCTTTCGATCCCGACGTGGTGATCGCCGCGATCAAGCTGGCGCAGAAGATGGGGCTTTCGCCGCTGCTTGCCGCATCGCATGTCAACGGCAAGGCGCTGCATGTTCACGGCTATCTCGGCCAGTTCGAGAAGGCTGCCCTCAAGACCGCGAACCATTTGCAGCGGCTCGCGGAGACCGGCGTGACGCTTGTCGGCCTCGATCCCTCCATGACGCTCGCCTTCCGCAGCGAATACAAGGGCACCGCGCTCTCCGCACCGGTGCTGCTGCCGCAGGAATGGCTGGCCGCCAATCTCGAGCGGCTGGCGAAGAACACCACGGCGCCCTTCGGCAAGCGCTTCCAGCTGCTGCCGCATTGCACCGAACGCAGCAATGCTCCGGCCTCGACGGCACAGTGGAAAGCCGTCTTCGACGCCGTCCAAGTCAAGCTTGAGACCATCCAGGCGGGGTGCTGCGGCATGGCCGGAACCTTCGGCCACGAGACCCGCAACCGCACCGTCTCCGAACAGCTCTATGCGATGAGCTGGGCCGGCCCCATCGCCGCCGCTTCGGATGACACCGTCGTCATGGCGACCGGCTATTCCTGCCGCTCACAGGCAAAGGCGATCGACGCCATCCGCCCGCCTCACCCGCTCGAAATTCTCAGCCAGTTGGTCAACTAG
- a CDS encoding saccharopine dehydrogenase family protein — protein MKEIVVIGAGKIGGAIALMLAETGDYKVVVTDRDEKQLSKIDRHPAISTAAVDITDSAALVAVLKGKFAVLSAAPFNLTGKVAEAALAASVHYLDLTEDVATTKKVEELANGADVAFIPQCGLAPGFISIVANELATRFDTLDSVRMRVGALPQYPSNALNYNLTWSTDGLINEYIEPCEAVVEGKLVTVPAMEEREEFSLDGVTYEAFNTSGGLGTLAKSLEGRVRTMNYRTIRYPGHQAIIKALLNDLNLKNRRDVLKDLFENALPATMQDVVVIFVTVCGWKDGRYMQETYANKVYAGVVAGKKMSAIQITTAAGITTVLDLLADGKLPQKGFVRQEEITLADFLNSRFGRVYDPEAMRLKQAM, from the coding sequence ATGAAGGAAATAGTGGTTATCGGTGCTGGCAAGATCGGCGGAGCGATTGCGCTGATGCTGGCGGAGACGGGCGACTACAAGGTCGTGGTCACCGATCGCGACGAGAAGCAGCTTTCGAAGATCGACCGCCATCCGGCGATCTCGACCGCAGCCGTCGACATCACCGATAGCGCCGCGCTGGTCGCCGTCCTCAAGGGCAAGTTCGCCGTTCTCTCGGCCGCCCCCTTCAACCTGACCGGCAAGGTTGCCGAAGCAGCGCTCGCAGCTTCCGTCCACTATCTCGATCTCACCGAAGACGTCGCCACGACCAAGAAGGTCGAAGAGCTTGCGAACGGTGCCGATGTCGCCTTCATTCCGCAGTGCGGCCTGGCGCCGGGCTTCATTTCGATCGTCGCCAATGAGCTCGCCACCCGCTTCGATACGCTCGACAGCGTCCGCATGCGCGTCGGCGCCCTGCCGCAATATCCGTCCAATGCCCTGAACTATAATCTGACCTGGAGCACGGACGGGCTGATCAACGAATATATCGAGCCCTGCGAAGCTGTCGTCGAAGGCAAGCTCGTCACGGTTCCGGCGATGGAAGAGCGCGAAGAGTTCTCGCTCGATGGCGTCACCTATGAAGCCTTCAACACGTCCGGCGGCCTCGGCACGCTGGCGAAGTCGCTCGAAGGCCGCGTGCGGACCATGAACTATCGCACGATCCGCTATCCCGGCCATCAGGCAATCATCAAGGCGCTGCTGAACGACCTCAACCTGAAGAACCGCCGTGACGTCCTAAAGGACCTCTTCGAGAACGCACTTCCGGCCACCATGCAGGACGTCGTCGTGATCTTCGTCACCGTCTGCGGCTGGAAGGATGGCCGCTACATGCAGGAGACCTACGCGAACAAGGTCTATGCGGGCGTCGTTGCCGGCAAGAAGATGAGCGCGATCCAGATCACCACGGCTGCCGGTATCACCACGGTTCTCGATCTCCTCGCAGACGGCAAGCTCCCGCAGAAGGGCTTCGTTCGCCAGGAAGAGATCACACTGGCCGACTTCCTGAACAGCCGCTTCGGCCGTGTCTATGATCCGGAAGCCATGCGCCTGAAGCAGGCGATGTAA
- a CDS encoding Lrp/AsnC family transcriptional regulator — translation MALSDKDRELLAVLSENARMPVATLAKRLSLSRTTVQARLERLERDKVIAGYSIRLSESYASSLVRAHILITIAPKALSQVTASLEKMTAVTEVHSVSGSFDLIAIIAAPSISELDQMIDDIGTIEGVERTLSSIILSTRISR, via the coding sequence ATGGCACTATCTGACAAAGATCGCGAGCTGCTCGCCGTGCTCAGCGAAAATGCCCGGATGCCGGTCGCGACTCTCGCCAAGCGGCTGTCGCTGTCGCGCACCACCGTCCAGGCCCGCCTCGAACGTCTCGAGAGAGACAAGGTTATCGCCGGCTATTCGATCCGGTTGTCGGAAAGCTATGCCTCCAGCCTGGTGCGTGCACATATCCTGATCACCATTGCGCCGAAGGCGCTGTCGCAGGTGACGGCGTCGCTGGAAAAGATGACGGCCGTGACCGAGGTGCATTCCGTTAGCGGCAGCTTCGACCTGATCGCCATCATCGCCGCACCGTCCATCTCCGAGCTCGACCAGATGATCGACGATATCGGCACGATCGAGGGCGTCGAGCGGACGCTCTCGTCGATCATCCTTTCGACGCGGATTTCGCGCTAG
- a CDS encoding beta-ketoacyl-ACP synthase III, producing MTVASRMAGFGHYVPERRVDNLELELQLGLDPGWIERRTGIRSRRWAAAGETLTDIAAKAGEMALQEAGVDRKTVALTLLATSTPDHLLPPSAPLLAFRLGLSASGAIDLAGACSGFLYALVLADGFVRAHGKPVLVIAANILSRRINMKERGTAAVFADAAGAVLLMPSAVRYSGVIGVELIQEGQNYDLIQIPAGGSARPFEPGFDIGELRMTMRDGKAVFAHAVRMMTQSAARAMEQAGLVAQDIGRFAPHQANSRIIDAVCDQLSITPDAALRTIGEFGNSSAATIPLSLSLANKERHFASGECLLLAAAGAGMAGGAVAFRVA from the coding sequence ATGACGGTTGCCAGCCGAATGGCGGGTTTCGGGCATTACGTGCCCGAGCGGCGCGTCGACAATCTGGAGCTTGAGCTGCAGCTGGGCCTCGATCCCGGCTGGATCGAACGGCGCACCGGCATCCGCTCGCGGCGCTGGGCGGCAGCGGGAGAAACGCTCACGGATATTGCGGCGAAAGCAGGTGAGATGGCTCTTCAGGAAGCTGGCGTGGATCGGAAGACCGTGGCGCTGACGCTGCTTGCAACATCGACGCCGGATCATCTCTTGCCGCCATCGGCACCGCTGCTGGCATTCCGCCTTGGCCTCTCCGCCTCGGGCGCGATCGACCTTGCGGGCGCCTGCTCCGGCTTTCTCTACGCGCTGGTGCTCGCCGACGGTTTCGTCAGGGCGCATGGCAAGCCGGTGCTCGTCATTGCCGCCAACATCCTGAGCCGGCGTATCAACATGAAGGAGCGGGGTACAGCCGCGGTCTTTGCCGATGCCGCGGGCGCGGTCCTGCTGATGCCGTCGGCCGTGCGGTATAGCGGTGTGATCGGTGTCGAGCTTATCCAAGAGGGGCAGAATTACGATCTGATCCAGATCCCCGCCGGTGGCAGCGCGCGGCCATTCGAGCCCGGTTTCGACATCGGCGAATTGCGCATGACGATGCGCGACGGCAAGGCGGTCTTCGCGCACGCTGTGCGGATGATGACGCAATCGGCGGCGCGGGCGATGGAGCAGGCGGGACTTGTCGCGCAGGATATCGGCCGCTTCGCACCGCATCAGGCCAATTCCCGCATCATCGATGCGGTTTGCGACCAGCTTTCGATTACGCCGGATGCGGCGCTGCGCACCATCGGCGAGTTCGGCAATTCGTCGGCGGCGACCATCCCGCTGTCGCTCTCGCTGGCCAACAAAGAGCGGCACTTTGCTTCCGGCGAGTGCCTGCTGCTGGCGGCGGCCGGCGCTGGCATGGCCGGTGGGGCTGTTGCCTTCCGCGTTGCCTGA
- a CDS encoding adenosylmethionine--8-amino-7-oxononanoate transaminase — MTGTAKTSSVWHPFSQHKLEPAFKKIVKTEGAYLIDEDGRSVLDAISSWWVITHGHRHPVITEAIRLAAERYDQIIFAEYTHEPAEELARGLIELAPPEMAHVFYSDSGSTAVEVALKMALGFFHNNGAPRSRVVVMEHGYHGDTIGTMSAGERGVFNAAYAPLLFNVDTIPFPEPGREQQTLDALERFCRGGDVAALLIEPLVLGAGGMKMYPAHLLAEFRRIIQRYGTLLIADEVMTGWGRTGSLLACDETGLAPDILCLSKGITGGALPLAVTLCTAEIFDAHLSEDRRRTFFHSSSYTANPIACAAAVANLQLWRTEPVAERIEAVAAMHRDRLARFRSDPRFVNIRQQGTIAALDLAADTTGYLSEVGPRLRAFFRQRDLLIRPLGNVIYLMPPYCVTEADLDRAYNAIDEAADFIRSAAR; from the coding sequence ATGACCGGCACTGCGAAGACATCGTCGGTCTGGCACCCTTTCAGTCAGCACAAGCTCGAACCGGCCTTCAAGAAGATCGTCAAAACCGAAGGCGCCTATCTGATCGACGAAGACGGTCGCTCCGTTCTCGATGCGATTTCCTCCTGGTGGGTGATCACGCATGGACATCGCCATCCTGTGATCACGGAGGCGATCCGGCTTGCGGCGGAGCGCTACGACCAGATCATCTTTGCCGAATATACCCACGAGCCGGCCGAGGAATTGGCGAGGGGACTGATCGAACTTGCGCCGCCCGAAATGGCGCATGTCTTCTATTCCGACAGCGGATCGACAGCGGTCGAAGTCGCCCTGAAGATGGCGCTCGGCTTCTTCCACAATAATGGTGCGCCGCGCTCGCGCGTCGTCGTCATGGAGCACGGCTACCACGGCGATACGATCGGCACGATGTCCGCAGGCGAGCGCGGCGTCTTCAACGCCGCCTATGCGCCGCTGCTCTTCAATGTCGATACGATCCCCTTTCCGGAACCCGGCCGCGAGCAGCAGACGCTCGATGCCCTCGAGCGGTTCTGCCGCGGTGGGGATGTCGCAGCCCTTTTGATCGAGCCGCTGGTCCTCGGCGCAGGCGGCATGAAAATGTATCCGGCTCATCTCCTGGCGGAGTTCCGGCGCATCATTCAGCGATACGGTACGCTTCTCATCGCCGACGAGGTGATGACCGGATGGGGGCGGACGGGATCGCTGCTCGCCTGCGATGAGACCGGTCTCGCGCCCGATATCCTCTGCCTGTCGAAGGGCATCACCGGCGGCGCCCTGCCGCTGGCGGTGACCCTGTGCACCGCCGAGATTTTCGACGCGCATCTCTCCGAAGACCGCCGCCGGACCTTCTTCCATTCGAGCTCCTATACGGCCAATCCGATCGCCTGCGCCGCAGCCGTCGCCAATCTCCAGCTCTGGCGTACCGAACCGGTCGCAGAGCGCATCGAGGCAGTGGCGGCGATGCATCGCGACAGGCTCGCGCGGTTTCGCTCGGATCCGCGTTTCGTCAATATCCGCCAGCAGGGCACGATTGCGGCGCTCGATCTCGCGGCCGATACGACGGGCTATCTCTCGGAAGTCGGGCCGCGCCTCAGAGCCTTCTTCCGCCAGCGCGATCTCCTCATCCGCCCGCTCGGCAATGTCATCTATCTGATGCCGCCCTACTGCGTGACCGAGGCGGATCTCGACAGGGCCTACAACGCCATCGACGAGGCCGCCGATTTCATCAGGAGCGCGGCGCGATGA
- the bioD gene encoding dethiobiotin synthase has product MSRYFVVTGTDTGIGKTVFSAALAGALDGYYWKPVQSGLDEETDSETVRRLSGLSAERIFPEAWRLQTPVSPHLSAEIDGVAIDPDALRLPETDGPLVVEGAGGLLVPLTRQGTYIDVFARWGQPVILCARTGLGTINHTLLSVEALRQRRIPIVGIAFIGEERSDTQTIIAEMSGVPVLGRLPVLDVLTPESLRRAFTDHFDLSLLQEGVAA; this is encoded by the coding sequence ATGAGCAGGTACTTCGTTGTCACCGGAACAGATACCGGCATCGGCAAGACCGTCTTTTCGGCGGCGCTGGCAGGCGCGCTCGATGGCTATTACTGGAAGCCGGTGCAATCGGGTCTCGATGAGGAGACGGATAGCGAGACCGTGAGGCGGCTATCCGGTCTGTCGGCGGAGCGGATATTCCCGGAAGCCTGGCGCCTGCAGACGCCGGTCTCTCCGCATCTTTCGGCCGAGATCGATGGCGTGGCGATTGATCCCGATGCGCTTCGGCTTCCTGAGACCGACGGTCCCCTTGTCGTCGAAGGCGCCGGCGGGCTGCTCGTCCCGCTGACCCGGCAAGGCACCTATATCGACGTCTTCGCCCGCTGGGGCCAGCCGGTCATTCTCTGCGCGCGCACCGGGCTGGGGACGATCAATCACACGCTGCTCTCGGTCGAGGCGTTGCGCCAGCGGCGCATCCCGATCGTGGGGATTGCCTTCATCGGCGAGGAGCGCTCCGACACGCAGACTATCATTGCCGAGATGAGCGGCGTGCCGGTTCTCGGCCGTCTGCCGGTGCTCGATGTGTTGACGCCGGAGAGCCTGCGCCGGGCGTTCACGGATCATTTCGATCTCTCGCTCCTTCAGGAAGGGGTTGCGGCATGA
- a CDS encoding 8-amino-7-oxononanoate synthase: MSADRLARYGAALGQLRQKGRLRALKRDTGADFTSNDYLGLAASAEMRDALFAAIERGVPAGAGGSRLLRGNHAEHEALEEEAAAFFGCERMLYFGSGYAANLAILSTLPQRGDLIVYDCLVHASAHEGMKAGKAEMAAVPHNDPDAVEDAIRAWRAAGGTGFPWIVVESLYSMDGDRSALSELLTIADRHNGFLFIDEAHATGVHGRGGIGYSAGFEGRDNVIVLHTCGKALGSAGALVGANRVLCDFLVNRARPFIYSTAPSPLQAASVRHALGILASEPERRSRLHALIDYANGEFSGRFGMPASGTQILPVIIGDNSRTVRIAERMQARGFDIRAIRPPTVPVGTARLRITITLNVDKPAIARMMDGLAEAMEEERA, translated from the coding sequence GTGAGTGCTGACCGGCTTGCCCGCTACGGCGCGGCGCTCGGCCAGCTTCGCCAGAAGGGCCGGTTGCGCGCGCTGAAGCGCGATACCGGCGCCGACTTCACCTCCAACGACTATCTGGGGCTGGCCGCGTCGGCGGAGATGCGCGATGCATTGTTCGCCGCGATCGAACGCGGCGTTCCCGCGGGTGCGGGTGGATCGCGCCTACTGCGTGGTAATCATGCCGAGCATGAGGCGCTCGAGGAAGAGGCGGCCGCCTTCTTCGGCTGCGAGCGGATGCTCTATTTCGGCAGCGGCTATGCCGCCAATCTGGCGATCCTCTCGACCTTGCCGCAGCGCGGCGATCTCATCGTCTACGATTGCCTCGTCCACGCCAGCGCCCATGAAGGAATGAAGGCGGGGAAGGCCGAGATGGCCGCAGTGCCGCATAATGATCCCGATGCGGTCGAGGATGCGATCCGCGCTTGGCGCGCCGCTGGCGGCACCGGCTTTCCCTGGATCGTCGTCGAAAGCCTCTATTCGATGGATGGTGACCGCAGCGCGCTCTCCGAGCTTCTCACTATCGCCGATCGCCACAATGGCTTTCTCTTCATCGATGAGGCGCATGCAACGGGCGTGCATGGCAGAGGTGGGATCGGCTATTCGGCCGGGTTCGAAGGCCGCGACAACGTCATCGTTCTCCATACCTGCGGCAAGGCGTTGGGTTCGGCTGGCGCGCTTGTCGGCGCCAATCGCGTGCTCTGCGATTTCCTCGTCAATCGGGCGCGTCCTTTCATCTATTCGACGGCGCCGTCTCCGCTGCAGGCGGCCAGTGTGCGCCATGCGCTCGGCATTCTCGCCAGTGAGCCGGAGCGGCGCAGCCGGCTGCATGCGCTGATCGACTATGCCAATGGCGAATTCTCCGGCCGCTTCGGCATGCCAGCAAGCGGCACGCAGATCCTGCCTGTCATCATCGGCGACAACAGCCGCACCGTCCGCATCGCGGAGCGGATGCAAGCCAGAGGCTTCGACATCCGGGCGATCCGCCCGCCGACCGTGCCCGTGGGCACGGCCAGGCTCCGCATCACGATCACGCTCAATGTCGATAAGCCCGCCATTGCACGAATGATGGATGGGCTGGCAGAGGCGATGGAAGAGGAAAGAGCATGA
- a CDS encoding GntR family transcriptional regulator, with product MAETVAERMARVIGERIVSGELAAGTPLRQDHIAEEFDASHVPAREALQLLRAQGLAVSLPRRGMRVAPLDQASIQETVEIRAALEALALRHAAPRINAAALERIELALAAGDKAETIAEWESANRVFHRELVSACRMPRLLAMLDDLQLANSRIIFSATRSAGWRPGSSIAHRQIVDALRKRDYHAAVSLLDAHIRALERATADGKPSSREARPKG from the coding sequence ATGGCTGAAACTGTCGCAGAACGCATGGCCCGAGTGATCGGGGAGAGAATTGTTTCCGGAGAACTGGCGGCCGGAACGCCACTTCGGCAGGACCATATCGCCGAGGAATTCGACGCCAGCCATGTGCCCGCCCGCGAGGCCTTGCAGCTGCTTCGCGCCCAGGGGCTTGCCGTCAGCCTGCCGCGCCGTGGCATGCGCGTCGCCCCCTTGGATCAGGCCTCGATTCAGGAAACCGTCGAGATCCGCGCCGCGCTGGAGGCGCTGGCGCTGCGGCATGCGGCGCCGAGGATCAATGCGGCGGCGCTTGAGCGGATCGAGCTGGCGCTGGCGGCCGGCGACAAGGCGGAGACGATCGCCGAATGGGAGAGCGCCAACCGCGTCTTCCACCGCGAACTGGTGAGCGCATGCCGCATGCCGAGACTGCTGGCGATGCTCGACGACTTACAGCTCGCCAACTCTCGCATCATCTTCTCGGCAACCCGCTCGGCCGGCTGGCGGCCGGGGTCCAGCATCGCCCACCGGCAGATCGTCGATGCGCTGAGAAAGCGGGATTATCACGCTGCGGTCTCGCTGCTCGACGCCCATATCCGGGCGCTCGAACGTGCGACCGCGGACGGCAAGCCGTCATCGCGGGAAGCGAGGCCGAAAGGCTAG